A genomic segment from Treponema sp. J25 encodes:
- a CDS encoding molybdopterin molybdotransferase MoeA — MNNALHPDEALNLLLDTIDRLTPTRQPSCEVLPLEETLGRVLPYPVYSPIDQPPFPKAAMDGYAHAAPEESSRPPSFRVVGTVGAGERFPRPLASGEAVRIMTGAPLPGGTVGVQRVEWTRLEGERVYFTRPETAPNRIEAGENGRTGELLLTPRILSSQDVGVLAAAGYRSVGVSKRPKVAIFSTGDEIKAPRFTVPQSDGMEEALLPSKAIGDLIQQATVELDGRYIYDSNGYQLTTHALSAGAQVQFLGILPDRPELLKARIAEALHDHDILILSGGVSMGDYDYLPRIVGDLGFTILFHGLAMRPGKPTLGAIRAGKLLFGLPGNPLSTFVNFEVLIRPVVYRLMGLHWEAPRVRGTLTEDLRRKGTDRVEFLPIWFDYEQQQVVPLPYHGSSMITVLAKANGLIRMDVGVSHLPKGAAVYVRPIRPFY; from the coding sequence ATGAACAACGCCCTCCATCCTGACGAGGCCCTCAACCTCCTGTTAGATACCATCGACCGGCTTACCCCTACGAGGCAGCCTTCCTGTGAGGTCCTCCCGTTGGAAGAAACCCTGGGAAGGGTTCTTCCCTATCCGGTGTATTCCCCCATTGACCAGCCACCCTTTCCCAAGGCAGCCATGGATGGATATGCCCACGCAGCCCCGGAGGAGTCTTCGCGGCCCCCTTCTTTTCGGGTGGTGGGGACCGTTGGAGCCGGCGAACGGTTTCCCCGGCCCCTGGCGAGCGGCGAAGCGGTACGGATTATGACAGGAGCCCCCCTGCCAGGGGGGACCGTGGGGGTCCAGCGGGTAGAATGGACCCGGCTTGAAGGAGAGCGGGTGTATTTTACCCGTCCTGAGACGGCCCCTAATCGCATAGAGGCGGGAGAAAATGGCAGGACCGGAGAACTTTTGCTTACCCCCCGGATCCTCTCCAGCCAGGATGTGGGGGTCCTGGCCGCGGCGGGATACCGCTCTGTGGGGGTTAGTAAAAGACCGAAGGTGGCGATCTTTTCCACGGGGGATGAAATTAAGGCGCCCCGCTTTACCGTTCCCCAATCGGACGGGATGGAAGAGGCCTTGCTTCCATCAAAGGCAATCGGCGACCTTATCCAGCAGGCCACAGTGGAACTGGATGGTAGGTACATCTATGACTCTAATGGCTATCAACTCACAACCCATGCCCTGAGTGCGGGGGCTCAGGTCCAATTTCTGGGGATTCTTCCCGACAGGCCAGAACTCCTTAAGGCCAGGATCGCCGAAGCCCTACACGACCACGATATCCTTATCCTTTCCGGCGGCGTCTCCATGGGGGATTATGACTACCTGCCCCGGATTGTTGGGGACTTGGGCTTTACCATCCTCTTTCACGGACTTGCCATGCGACCGGGAAAACCGACCCTGGGCGCCATCCGGGCAGGGAAACTCCTCTTTGGCCTGCCGGGGAATCCCCTTTCTACCTTTGTGAATTTTGAGGTGCTTATCCGCCCCGTGGTATATCGACTCATGGGACTTCATTGGGAAGCCCCCCGTGTTCGGGGAACCCTTACGGAAGACCTGAGACGAAAGGGAACCGATCGGGTGGAATTCCTTCCGATATGGTTTGATTACGAACAACAGCAGGTGGTTCCCCTGCCCTATCACGGCTCTTCCATGATCACCGTTCTGGCAAAGGCTAACGGCCTTATCCGAATGGACGTAGGGGTATCCCATCTACCCAAAGGAGCAGCGGTATATGTACGACCGATTCGGCCGTTCTATTGA
- a CDS encoding radical SAM protein, with the protein MYDRFGRSIEYLRISVTDRCNLRCRYCMDEEGIPLLPKEQILSYEAIIQIARTACSLGFTKIRLTGGEPLVRSNLVYLVRELAHIPGLKTLALTTNGTLLADQAAALKAAGLQKVNVSLDTLDPEFFRWLTRGGDLAPVVEGLRAAQKVDLPIKINTVVLSSSLLTAGKAAGTAGEQDIEQVRAFASSIGAEHQCIAQYRLGDIKTEGPYERPPPCENCNRLRLLANGTLRPCLHSDLAVPINMNDIEGSFQQALRIKPYRGDRCHPQDLTQIGG; encoded by the coding sequence ATGTACGACCGATTCGGCCGTTCTATTGAGTACCTCCGGATTTCCGTTACGGACCGGTGCAACCTTCGTTGTCGCTACTGCATGGACGAAGAGGGGATCCCCCTTCTCCCGAAAGAGCAGATCCTATCGTATGAAGCTATCATCCAGATTGCCCGGACGGCCTGTTCCTTAGGGTTCACCAAAATTCGCCTTACCGGCGGGGAACCCCTGGTGCGGTCTAATCTGGTCTACCTTGTCCGGGAACTGGCCCACATTCCCGGCCTCAAGACCCTGGCCCTCACCACCAACGGAACCCTCCTCGCAGACCAGGCTGCAGCCTTAAAAGCGGCGGGCCTCCAAAAGGTTAATGTGTCGCTGGATACGCTGGATCCAGAGTTCTTCCGCTGGCTTACCCGCGGGGGGGACCTTGCCCCGGTTGTTGAAGGGCTCCGGGCCGCCCAGAAGGTCGACCTCCCCATCAAAATTAACACGGTGGTTCTTTCGTCCTCCTTACTCACCGCAGGGAAAGCCGCCGGAACCGCAGGAGAACAGGATATCGAACAGGTACGGGCCTTTGCTTCTTCTATCGGGGCAGAACACCAGTGTATCGCCCAGTATCGGCTTGGGGATATCAAAACAGAGGGCCCCTACGAACGGCCGCCCCCCTGCGAAAACTGTAATCGATTGCGCCTCCTCGCCAACGGCACTCTGAGACCCTGCCTTCACTCGGACCTGGCGGTTCCCATCAACATGAACGATATTGAAGGAAGCTTTCAGCAGGCCCTGAGGATAAAACCCTATCGGGGCGATCGCTGTCATCCCCAGGACCTTACCCAAATTGGAGGATAG
- the moaC gene encoding cyclic pyranopterin monophosphate synthase MoaC has product MEQEISHGLTHINEHGKAQMVDISGKERVRRTARAAGFVRMSAATLQAIRDNTIAKGDVLATARIAGIMAAKETSRLIPLCHNIEIEQVTIDLDLTDAGVRIEARCVCTDKTGIEMEALTAVSVAALTIYDMCKAIDKGMVIETIHLIEKTKEVLHETTH; this is encoded by the coding sequence ATGGAACAGGAAATTTCCCATGGCCTCACCCATATCAATGAGCACGGCAAGGCCCAGATGGTGGACATTTCAGGCAAAGAACGGGTCCGTCGCACCGCCCGGGCGGCGGGCTTTGTTCGGATGAGTGCCGCCACCCTGCAGGCCATACGGGATAATACCATCGCCAAGGGGGATGTCCTGGCCACAGCCCGCATCGCCGGGATCATGGCGGCCAAAGAAACCAGTCGCCTCATCCCCCTCTGTCACAACATCGAAATTGAACAGGTTACCATCGATCTTGACCTTACCGATGCGGGGGTTCGCATTGAAGCCCGTTGCGTGTGTACCGATAAAACCGGGATCGAAATGGAAGCCCTAACGGCCGTTTCGGTTGCCGCCCTCACTATCTATGACATGTGTAAGGCTATCGACAAAGGCATGGTGATCGAAACCATCCACCTGATTGAAAAAACAAAGGAGGTTCTCCATGAAACCACCCATTAA
- a CDS encoding MOSC domain-containing protein has translation MKPPINKGPLSADQGAFPAHAGGKQLSSPAYAGGDRSVKADPALEKREKDAGDHPSPENRQRDFPGQRYRGTFRIVSINVSPATGVRKTPVERAEFLPGFGLAGDAHGGLKEDRQVSLLAWEDIQQANQALLTYEQRGLSCTKAAEHRNEGTVQDSAWPSSPEDFSLMPGDFAENLTTEGVALTELPLGSHLVIGPVVLEVSKIGKECHAACEIRRLVGDCIMPRRGIFARVINGGVIHRDDMGAYYF, from the coding sequence ATGAAACCACCCATTAACAAAGGCCCCCTTTCCGCGGATCAGGGCGCTTTCCCGGCACATGCGGGGGGAAAGCAGCTTTCCTCACCGGCATATGCCGGGGGAGACCGGTCGGTTAAGGCCGACCCTGCTTTAGAAAAGCGGGAAAAAGACGCCGGAGATCATCCTTCCCCGGAAAACCGGCAGAGGGATTTTCCGGGCCAGCGCTACCGGGGAACCTTTCGTATCGTCTCCATTAATGTCTCCCCTGCCACGGGGGTCCGCAAAACCCCCGTAGAAAGGGCGGAATTCCTTCCCGGTTTTGGCCTTGCAGGGGATGCCCACGGGGGGCTTAAAGAGGATCGACAGGTTTCACTCCTCGCATGGGAAGACATTCAACAGGCAAATCAGGCGCTCCTCACCTATGAACAAAGGGGGCTTTCCTGTACCAAGGCCGCCGAGCATCGAAATGAGGGTACTGTACAGGACAGCGCCTGGCCATCCTCCCCGGAGGATTTTTCGCTTATGCCGGGGGACTTCGCAGAAAACCTGACCACCGAAGGGGTGGCGCTTACGGAATTGCCCCTCGGCTCTCACCTGGTGATTGGGCCGGTGGTCCTGGAAGTTTCTAAAATAGGGAAGGAGTGCCATGCGGCATGCGAGATTCGCCGCCTCGTGGGAGACTGTATCATGCCCCGGCGGGGGATTTTCGCCCGGGTGATCAACGGAGGAGTAATTCATCGTGACGATATGGGTGCTTACTATTTCTGA
- a CDS encoding MogA/MoaB family molybdenum cofactor biosynthesis protein, producing MTIWVLTISDRASQGIYADRAGPAVMEELERLLSPPPRFFYRCVPDGYDSVLIALTEAAGLTQRGSHWEAMSPRESMNHPEAMSPGETINQPGAMFPRKAMHQPGTMDYTGTVNDSGAESISTAPPDWIITVGGTGIGPRDTTPEATRAFIEGEIPGLGEYLRQKSLEETVFAVFSRGIVGYRGTTLVANFPGSERAARFYARQLAPLMDHALRMRRGEGH from the coding sequence GTGACGATATGGGTGCTTACTATTTCTGACCGGGCAAGCCAGGGCATATATGCCGACAGGGCGGGCCCGGCGGTCATGGAAGAACTGGAACGACTCCTTTCACCGCCCCCCCGTTTCTTCTACCGCTGTGTTCCCGATGGGTACGATTCGGTACTTATCGCCCTTACCGAAGCGGCGGGTCTTACTCAAAGAGGTTCCCATTGGGAAGCGATGTCCCCGAGGGAATCCATGAACCACCCGGAAGCGATGTCCCCTGGGGAAACCATAAACCAGCCGGGAGCAATGTTCCCCCGGAAGGCAATGCACCAGCCAGGGACGATGGATTATACGGGGACGGTGAACGATAGTGGGGCGGAGTCTATCAGCACAGCCCCGCCGGACTGGATCATCACGGTAGGTGGCACGGGCATCGGCCCCCGGGATACCACGCCGGAGGCAACCCGGGCCTTTATTGAGGGGGAAATCCCTGGCCTGGGGGAGTATCTCCGCCAGAAATCCCTGGAAGAAACGGTTTTTGCGGTCTTTTCCCGGGGCATTGTCGGCTACCGTGGCACTACCCTGGTGGCAAATTTCCCCGGAAGTGAACGGGCCGCCCGCTTCTATGCCCGGCAGCTTGCGCCCCTCATGGACCATGCCCTCCGCATGCGCCGGGGCGAGGGGCATTAA
- a CDS encoding LEA type 2 family protein yields MRLRIKYLPRRWLPLVLLLGTVPLWAQLAKPSAEIKRFELQSMTLRDVTFLFELAVKNPYPLGLSFSGMSLDFSVEGSKVFSTQSQGGFSIPANQEKANTFTVTLTYEAIMKLVKDYTTKEWLNTVIDGVLLIPLPKMPGLPPDIKFTYKLEKKIPAIKPEVRLLDFSVEPPTAAQISQALIKAGKKADPGKARQVFTDILSGKKPEAPVIDPAELDLPLSVSFILEIRNDAKASLVPQKLGYELFINGESLVIGDAPTITSEGSRTLIKVTNTFSSKRLSQGIRAIFAERKGTFEIRGNATIKLPDEIRKEPVPLAFREGGAFSLK; encoded by the coding sequence ATGCGATTAAGAATAAAGTACCTACCCCGTCGATGGTTACCCCTGGTATTGCTGCTCGGAACGGTTCCCCTCTGGGCCCAACTTGCCAAACCAAGCGCCGAAATCAAACGTTTTGAGCTTCAGTCTATGACGCTCCGGGACGTAACCTTTTTGTTTGAATTGGCGGTAAAGAATCCCTATCCGCTGGGACTTTCCTTTTCGGGGATGAGTCTTGATTTTTCGGTAGAAGGATCTAAGGTGTTTTCAACCCAAAGTCAGGGGGGCTTTAGTATCCCCGCAAACCAGGAAAAGGCCAACACCTTTACGGTTACCCTTACCTACGAAGCAATCATGAAACTGGTGAAGGACTATACCACCAAAGAGTGGCTTAACACCGTCATTGACGGGGTTTTGCTCATCCCCCTGCCCAAGATGCCCGGTTTGCCGCCGGACATTAAATTTACTTATAAACTCGAAAAGAAGATCCCCGCCATAAAACCAGAGGTACGGCTCCTGGATTTTTCGGTGGAGCCCCCCACTGCAGCCCAGATAAGCCAGGCCCTCATCAAGGCGGGGAAAAAGGCCGACCCAGGTAAGGCCCGGCAGGTGTTTACGGATATCCTTTCAGGGAAAAAACCGGAGGCCCCCGTTATCGATCCCGCCGAATTGGACCTGCCCCTTTCGGTAAGCTTTATCTTGGAAATCCGCAACGATGCAAAGGCATCGCTGGTACCTCAGAAGTTGGGCTACGAACTGTTCATAAACGGCGAATCCCTTGTCATTGGAGATGCCCCAACGATCACCAGCGAAGGGAGCCGGACCCTGATAAAAGTAACGAACACCTTTAGCTCTAAACGGCTTTCTCAGGGAATCCGCGCCATCTTTGCAGAACGGAAAGGGACCTTCGAAATTCGGGGAAACGCCACTATAAAGTTGCCCGACGAGATTCGCAAAGAACCGGTACCCCTGGCTTTCCGGGAAGGGGGAGCGTTCTCGTTAAAATAG
- a CDS encoding lycopene cyclase domain-containing protein: MDSVVWNGTLHTIKREGNYMFYAVLTIVVLAIPLALSFDKRVAFYKSWPAVFRAILVVLIIFGGWDVWKTSLGVWSFNDSYVGPWRFLGLPLGEWLFFIAVPYACIFILACVRSYVPDRRIPFPDWLWMILLLLCIAGGIIFFHLIYTGVVLISVALALLLLRILTPHNLGSRNFWLALGLTYIPFCIVNGVLTGLPVVLYNNRHNTTIRLGPIPLEDFLFSLSLLLVSFSLFDWWNTKSQGKPSEVNEKYQAYP; the protein is encoded by the coding sequence ATGGATAGCGTGGTATGGAACGGTACGCTCCATACAATCAAAAGGGAAGGTAATTATATGTTCTATGCGGTGCTTACCATAGTGGTGCTAGCGATCCCCCTAGCCCTATCATTCGACAAACGAGTAGCCTTTTATAAAAGCTGGCCCGCGGTTTTTCGGGCTATCCTCGTGGTATTGATCATTTTCGGTGGATGGGATGTGTGGAAGACATCCCTGGGGGTGTGGTCCTTTAATGACTCCTATGTAGGCCCCTGGCGTTTTCTGGGGCTCCCCCTGGGAGAATGGCTTTTCTTTATCGCCGTTCCCTATGCATGCATATTCATATTAGCCTGTGTCCGCTCCTATGTTCCGGATCGGAGGATCCCTTTCCCCGACTGGCTGTGGATGATACTCCTCCTGCTCTGCATTGCGGGGGGAATCATCTTTTTTCACCTTATTTATACAGGGGTTGTTCTCATTTCCGTGGCCCTTGCGCTCCTGCTCCTTCGCATCCTTACCCCCCACAACCTGGGGTCCCGCAATTTCTGGCTTGCCCTGGGCCTTACCTACATCCCCTTCTGCATTGTTAACGGAGTTTTAACCGGCCTTCCGGTAGTGCTCTACAACAACAGGCACAATACCACGATTCGCCTCGGCCCCATCCCGCTGGAAGACTTTTTATTCAGCCTTTCTCTCCTGCTTGTTTCGTTCAGCCTCTTTGATTGGTGGAATACGAAATCCCAGGGAAAGCCCTCAGAGGTTAATGAGAAGTACCAGGCATATCCATAA
- a CDS encoding EAL domain-containing protein, translating into MKTKYELTTFFQPIVSMRRKTIIGYEALTRGMIPGHDIVISYESLYKEAQENGCLVEFDRACRFSALTAWKRFHPSEEGSLLFLNFDVSLLDMGVAGSGFFAQMVEDVGINPGNIVIELVERSLDNFEDLVSFVRVYRDRGFLIAIDDFGEGCSSVHRLAALGPDIIKISRSVFCAPSLSSVYRRSLLRGLVSWITSVGALPLLEGVETEAQFFEALDVGVDIIQGFFVAPPFEERDEGSSQRMYARVQKLFSDAASYLLHRIEGINQRSRERIQRIHRLVKHLEVESEGFHLEKVLPSLMGEDPAIECLYLLNPEGIQISETYVRMPVSSKNNLYRPARPGDDLSEKEYYLHLKAGGNQYYSDPYISFATGSLCRTISVRLCQGPLAGCILCVDFLEEDLNS; encoded by the coding sequence ATGAAAACAAAATATGAACTTACTACCTTCTTTCAGCCTATTGTGTCGATGAGACGGAAGACAATTATTGGCTATGAGGCTCTGACTCGGGGCATGATACCTGGTCATGATATCGTGATATCCTATGAGAGCCTCTATAAGGAGGCCCAGGAGAATGGCTGTCTTGTCGAATTTGATCGGGCCTGCCGATTTTCGGCTCTTACGGCGTGGAAGAGGTTTCACCCATCGGAAGAGGGGTCCCTTTTATTCCTTAACTTTGATGTATCCCTTCTTGATATGGGGGTAGCAGGTTCCGGATTCTTTGCTCAAATGGTGGAAGATGTCGGTATTAATCCAGGAAATATTGTAATAGAATTAGTGGAACGTTCCCTGGATAATTTTGAGGATCTTGTTTCTTTTGTACGAGTCTATCGGGATCGGGGCTTTTTAATTGCTATTGATGATTTTGGAGAGGGCTGTTCGAGTGTACACCGGCTTGCCGCTCTTGGTCCCGATATTATTAAGATTTCTCGATCGGTTTTTTGTGCCCCTTCCCTATCTTCTGTCTATAGGCGTTCCCTTTTGCGGGGCCTTGTCTCGTGGATTACCAGTGTGGGGGCCCTTCCGTTGCTTGAAGGGGTAGAAACGGAGGCCCAGTTTTTTGAAGCCCTGGATGTGGGGGTAGATATCATACAGGGGTTTTTCGTTGCCCCACCCTTTGAGGAGAGGGACGAAGGCTCTTCCCAGAGGATGTATGCAAGGGTTCAAAAACTTTTCTCTGATGCGGCCTCGTACCTTTTGCATCGAATTGAGGGGATTAACCAAAGAAGCCGTGAGCGTATTCAACGGATCCATCGTCTTGTAAAACATCTTGAAGTAGAAAGCGAGGGCTTCCATTTAGAAAAGGTTCTCCCCTCTCTTATGGGGGAAGATCCCGCCATTGAATGTTTGTATCTGCTTAATCCGGAGGGGATTCAAATTTCGGAAACCTATGTTCGCATGCCTGTGAGCAGTAAAAACAACCTGTATCGACCGGCCCGGCCTGGGGATGATTTAAGCGAAAAAGAGTATTATCTCCATCTTAAAGCCGGGGGAAATCAGTATTATTCGGATCCCTATATTTCATTTGCTACGGGGTCTTTATGTAGAACCATCTCGGTTCGCCTCTGCCAGGGACCTCTGGCGGGGTGTATCCTCTGTGTGGATTTTTTAGAAGAGGACCTTAATAGCTGA
- a CDS encoding methyl-accepting chemotaxis protein, producing MARADVSCGSTEKLLQLVRLCETAQHLDEQVDSLKKTAEAQVQTVSTLQTRLKGNLQSLDKTVQSQRAGSEKLVQNSQTVMEWLGQEQELTSLFVKSSKELQGVWTEIKEMGPSLATMLDSLSAVTDIFEVLHILSINTAIEASRYGERGRSFSIIAREMRSLADRSRTFTDTIREQGALVHGRVQELMKKLATAMDVYSSLEKRVRRFLEDSRHVRDNTQAVLALIHQYEEFSGAQISEWKDSMERLGALGQSATELLERSRQIETMADRLFGMIQRETEVASHETTELHHEALEEARRITEDLSPSLLFDRVQLDGILSEHSEQAPLFELLYVLDATGRQVSCNIYAPRYRTEHEACEGYGELRAHKEYYQIPMKKGEAYVSPVYLSSATRALCITVALPLFSEGSCYGVLCADVDLRYLAEK from the coding sequence ATGGCGAGGGCCGATGTTTCTTGTGGTTCTACGGAAAAGCTTTTACAACTGGTACGACTCTGCGAAACCGCCCAGCACCTGGATGAACAGGTGGATTCCCTGAAAAAAACGGCAGAAGCGCAGGTCCAGACGGTTAGCACTCTGCAGACTCGATTGAAAGGTAACCTGCAGAGCCTCGATAAAACGGTTCAATCCCAGAGGGCGGGCTCGGAGAAACTGGTTCAAAACAGTCAAACCGTGATGGAATGGCTGGGGCAAGAACAGGAGCTCACGAGCCTTTTTGTGAAAAGCAGTAAGGAACTGCAGGGGGTGTGGACCGAAATCAAGGAAATGGGGCCTTCCCTGGCGACCATGCTGGATTCCCTTTCTGCGGTGACGGATATATTTGAGGTGCTTCATATTCTTTCGATAAACACCGCCATAGAGGCTTCCAGGTATGGGGAGCGGGGCCGTTCTTTTTCGATTATTGCCCGGGAAATGCGGAGCCTGGCGGATCGGTCTCGAACTTTTACGGATACTATTCGGGAACAGGGGGCCCTGGTACACGGCCGTGTGCAGGAGCTTATGAAGAAACTTGCTACCGCCATGGATGTGTATTCCAGCCTTGAAAAAAGGGTTCGCCGTTTCCTGGAGGATAGTCGTCATGTCCGGGATAACACCCAGGCGGTCCTTGCCCTGATTCACCAGTATGAAGAATTTTCGGGGGCCCAGATTTCCGAATGGAAGGATTCTATGGAACGATTGGGGGCCTTGGGACAGTCTGCGACGGAGTTGCTTGAGCGATCCAGACAGATAGAGACCATGGCGGATAGATTATTCGGGATGATCCAGCGGGAAACGGAGGTGGCCAGCCACGAAACTACAGAACTCCACCATGAGGCCCTTGAGGAGGCCCGCCGAATTACGGAGGACCTTTCGCCGTCCTTGCTTTTTGATCGGGTCCAGCTTGATGGGATTCTTAGCGAACACAGTGAACAGGCTCCGCTTTTTGAATTGCTCTATGTGCTGGATGCAACGGGCCGCCAGGTTTCCTGTAATATCTACGCACCCCGCTATCGAACGGAGCATGAGGCCTGCGAAGGGTACGGGGAACTCCGGGCTCACAAGGAATACTATCAGATCCCCATGAAGAAGGGGGAAGCCTATGTGTCGCCGGTGTACCTTTCGAGTGCTACCCGGGCCCTGTGCATTACGGTGGCCCTGCCTCTCTTTTCGGAAGGCTCCTGCTATGGGGTGCTTTGCGCGGATGTGGACCTGCGATATTTAGCGGAAAAGTAA